CTCCATCCCTGCCCGCCCACCGTCCCTGCCCGTCCTGCCTGCCCACCGCGGGCCCAGCTGGTGCGAGGGGAGGGCACTGGGGTCCCTGCCTCAGCCTTTTTCTAATCCCGCACCCAGGCGTGGGCCCAGCCCTTGTAGCTGCGCGGCTACGAGGCCCACGGTGCTCGAAGGAAACACGGGAAGGGAGAGCTGGGACGCTGCCCACACGGCCCTGGGCACTTGGAAAtgtccttcctgtctctctcccaccctgTCTGTCTCTGCGCCGGACTGCggttaggccagcggttctccaccttctggccctttaaatacggttcctcatgctgtgacccaaccataacattattttcgtggctacttcataactgtcatgttgctactgtgatgaatcgtcatgtaaatatctgatatgcaggatggtcttaggcgacccctgtgaaagggccgttctaccgccaaaggggccgcgcccacaggttgagaaccgctgggttagactGTCCAGATCTGGGTTAGACTGACCCCTTTCCTTTCCAACCTAAAAATAGGTCCCATCCTGCTCATGTTTCCCCCATTTAAAGTCTCACGAAAGCTGCTGTGGGTGGAGACGTGTCCCTCTCTGGGAGGTCGGCGGCCCGAGGGCCAGGGGGAGGTCTGCGGCCCGAGCCAGGGGGAGGTCGGCGGCCCGAGAGCCAGGGGGAGGTCGGCGGCCCGAGGGCCAGGGGGAGGTCGGCGGCCAGAGAGCCAGGGGGAGGTCGGCGGCCCGAGAGCCCGCCGGTGCAGGTGGGGATGCTCAGCTCTCCGGAGGGGGCGCCGGAGGCAGCGCAGGGCCACGCGGGCCTCACCTCCACAGCAGCTCCCCGCAGAGCGTGTCCAGCAGCGTGAAGATGAAGTCCAGCACCATGAGGCGGTACAGCTCCTGGCCCACGAAGTTCTCCCAGCACTGACACGGGGCAGCGTCAgccggcccgcccgcccccccgGCCAGCCCCCGGCCTCCAGCCGCCCGCAGaccaggcccccccacccccacccccgcacctgGTCCTGCAGCGCGGCCACCCTGCGGCCCAGCCAGTGGTAGCAGAGGATCCCCAAGGTGACCATCTTGAGGATGAGGTTCCTGCGAGGCGAGGGGCACGGAGGCTGAGGGAGAGGCGCCTGGCCGGAGAGGTCGCCCCCCAGGAAGCCCGCCTGACCCCCGGCCGCCTACCTGCAAACGGCCACGTACACCTCCAGCACCGGGGAGTCGTGCCGCTCCAGGGCGGCCAGACCGCGGTACAGGTAGGGGGCCCCCAGGTTGAGGAGgcagaccaccaggggcagggccagcagcgccCCCTCCCGGTCAGCAGGCACAGGGCTCTGCTGGGCGGAGGGGCGGTGGTCACCACAGGTGCCTCGGCCACTGGGGGTGGCAGGTCCACCTATgggcctggggggctgggtgccacagcaggagggggaggAACTGGCAGGGAGCACCTCGCCCCCAAGATACGTCACCCCAGGCCTCATGTTCAAACCAcccagggagggggtgggcccaggtgtgagaaaaagagaaggggaaggagaagagaaaaggaaggaggaaaagggagagtgtGAGACAGGTGGGCCCTGAGGGAGGCgtccagggggcggggcggggcggggcccgctGACTCCTGGCCCGGCGGGTGCGGGTCACGGGGAcccttcccagcccagggagGTCTGCCCCTGaggctgccccccgcccctcacctcGATCATGTGCTCGGAGAAGGTGTAGACGGCCACGGTGCAGCCCAGCGTGATGCCCAGACACAGCAGCCACACGAACGCCAGCACGGCCGCCCGGCGCAGCCTCCCGCACGCGCTCCGGTGGCCACGCCGCAGCTGCCACTCGGCCAGCAGCTCCTGCGGGTGGCGGGGCCTCAGTCCCACGGCACAGCCGCGCGGCATGCGGGGCACACGGGGCACACGGGGCACGCGGGGCACCAGGGAGGCTGAGCCGGACCGAGGGGCGCCCACCCCCAATGCCGCcgcctgtccctccccagctcctggcccgCCTCCTGGCACAGACAGGGCACAGAACTGGgaccccaggctgtgccctgccccatcccaccAGCCCGGCGTCAGCCTGCTCCCACCCAGGCTCATGCTgcaccccagcctctcccacccgtcccccctccctcccagctccgcCTCCTAAGTGGTCCTGCTGCTGTGGggtcccccccccctgccctctGGAAGCTCCCCGAGGGCAGCGAAGCCCAATCCTGCAGCACAAGCCCCAGAAGGGCAGAGAAGTTTCCACAAGGCCCAGCTCCGCCACCCTCTGGCCctgtgcctggggcaggggactgaacctctgtgcctgtttcctcccGTGGCTCAGAGAGACAGCGGCTCTCGCCTGAGGCGGCTTGGGGGGAGCCAGGGTGCATCCCAGCAGGAGCCCCTCGGGCCGGGGACCAGAGGACATAAGGACCCCGGAGGGACCCCAAAGCCAACCTAACCCTCTCCCTCCGCAGCACGCCGGCCCCTGGTCCTCctgctggggaagggggaagggggagggggaggggagggggagggggagagggcgggaCACTCGGAGGCCTCGCAGGGCGGGGACAGGTTCCATCAAAGCCCCCAGCACGCACACCCGCTGTGAGGATACGTTGCCATTGACATGGCCCCTCCACGTCCAAGGACCGTGGCGCTAACAGACGGGCAGCCCAGGGCGGACGCGCACAGGAGACCGGCCAGGGGGGGAGTACTGACCAGCCTCGGCCGGGGAGGCACTGCCGGGCACTGAGGGCAAGAcgaggacccccacccccacccacgtCCAGGTCTAGGAGAGCTGAGTGGCTGGGACGGGGTTGCAGGGCTCAGGGTGGGGTGGCCCCTGGCCCGGGTGGCGCACCTTCAGCTGGGTCCGGATGTTGTCACACTGGAGGCGGGAGGCCCGTTTCTGAGTCACCTTGTGGTCCCAGGAGCAGAAGACAGTGATGGCATGGGCCCCCAAGGCGCTGCCCACCCGGTAGCTCTCCCCGAAAGAGTGGGACATGCTGTGAGgacggggtggggagggtgagggCGGGGAGCGGAGGCCAGAAGGCAGCAGGACACTCCCTACAGCCAAAGCCCACCCCTCGGAGAGgagccccctcctcccgcccagcTCTCGGCGCCTGGTGTGGGCCTGTGGCCACTTTAGGCCAGCCCTGTGCAAACCCGGGGCCCACCAGCGCCTCGAGGCTAGAAGGGTCGGACTCGGACCCCAGGCAGGGCCGCTGCTCCTGCCGGGACAGGGCAGTAGCTGTGGGCTCACCCCCAGGGCTTTGCGCTGGCTCCCAAAACCAAAacaccttcctcccttccctaaGCCTGCCCTGAGGCCAGTGCCACCTCCCCTAGGAAGCCAGCCTGGCTCCTCCCCCAGTGCTCCGTGACTCCTGGGCACACCCCCAGCCTCTCACTGGTCTGCCTTCTCGCCTGGACAGCAAGCTCCTCACTTATCTTCCTGCCCCAAGCACAGTGAGTGTTGGGTGGATGGAgtgatgggtggatagatggatgggttgATGGGttaatggatggatagatgaatggatgggtggatgagtgggtgggtgggtggatggatggatggatggatagatgaatggattggtGGATgagtgggtagatggatggatgggtgggtgggtgggtggatggatggatggatggatggatggatggatggaaggatggatggatggatggatgaatggatgggtgggtggatgggtgggtgggtgggaggatgggtgggtgggtgggtggatggatggatggatgaatggatgggtgggtgggtgggtgggtggatggatggatgaatggatgggtgggtgggtgggtgggtggatggatggatgaatggatgggtgggtgggtggatgggtggatggatggatggaaggatggatggatgagtggatgggtggatggatgggtgggtgggtggatggatgggtgggtgggtggatggatgggtgggtgggtggatgggtggatgggtgggtgggtgggtggatggatggatggatgaatggatgggtgggtgggtggatgggtggatggatggatgaatggatgggtgggtgggtgggtgggtggatggatggatggatgaatggatgggtgggtgggtggatgggtggatggatggatggaaggatggatggatgagtggatgggtggatggatgggtgggtgggtggatgggtggctGGATCACTGGTGCTCAGAGCCAGGGTCATGCGGTGGAGGCCGTTACCTGTAGACCAGGGTGAAGCAGGTGATGAAGAAGGCTGTGCCCATGGTGAAGAGGTAGGCCAGGGGCATGTTGTAGGGCAGGCTGGCTGCCTCGGGGGTGCACTGGCCGCCGTCGGGTGGGTCGGCACACGGCTGGTTCAGGGTGGCGTTGCTGTAGTAGCCGTAGTACATGACGGTGTCCGTGAAGCGGCCCTGCGTTGGAGGCCCGGCCGCGTcagggactcccctcccctcgCCTGACCCGCCCGTGGCttccaggggcagagggagggcacccatcagggaggccagggcagggccacaaGGACAGCACGGAGGTGGACAACAGGCCTCGGCCATCAGGGCTTCCCAGGCCCCACAGGTGTCGGGACAGCGAGGAGAGCTGTCTGCGGCCCCCGGAGTCACAGTGGAGGGCGGGGGTCTCCCCAGGGGAGACCGGAGGGTGCCCCTCTGGCCCAGTGCCCCTAACCCTCACCCCTCCGGTGAGGAGCTCCAGGCCAGtgaaggtgggggcggggccctggggggcgggcgggaaggCGGCCTGCACGCCCACGAggagggccagcagggggagcagcagcagcgcgTTGAAGGCCAGCAGGGTCTTGAGGAACAGGAAGTAGGACAGCACGCTGGAGCCGAACTGGCCCCCGATGCGCTTCAGGGCGTAGTGCCAGGGCACCAGGGCCTGCAGCCCCgacagcagccccagccccaggtcgTGCGAGGCCTGTGGGGACAGCACCGGCAGGTCCTGCAGGCGGGTCCCCACGCGCAGGACAGCCCAGGACAGGCAGGTggccccccagcccagctgcccagggcccctccctgagGGGAGCCCCGCGGAGGCTCCTACCAGCGCGCAGGCGTATCGGAGGCGGCTGCAGCAGCCCAGGAGCCCGGGGCGGCCCCGCGGCCTCCTGCTCGGGGACCGCATCTCCTCTCTGCGGCAGAGGCGGCGGGTCAGGGCCGGGCCAGGGTGGGGCCCCACGCCCTCCCGGGACCACCCTCGGCCCAGGCGGGCACTGACCGCAGGCGGCGCTTctcggccaggctgaggggcatcCCCCGGAGCACGTGGTCCCGCTGGGCCACCGGCAGGCCCTGCAGCTCCTTCACCAGGAGCACCCGCTTTTCTGCAGGAAAGAACCGGGGCGCCCATGGGTCCCCGAGCACCCCTTCCGCCcacccgccctcctgccctcccaccgcCGTGGCCTTGCCCCTGGacaggcctgcctgctgcccacccTAGGCCCCTGCCCACAGACTCGGGCCTGGACGGCTCTCTGTCACAGCCATGAAGAGACCTGcctgtcccccccacacaccctgagTCTCTCCCTAAGTTCTCGgcctcctcccactgcccctcTCCTGGACCccactctcctcccagcccccacccacctcacTCTGATCCCCAGTGACctgggccccccccccacccctcaccctggccGGCCAGACctgacccccccccgccccccccccccccgccccactcaccCTCCTCGGCGAGGGCCGTGGAGTCCAGCTCCAGGTCGTACAGGCGGAGGCTGGGCCGGGCCGAGCGCCCCAGGCCCCGGAGCTGCGGCCGGCTGGCCCTGCGCCGCAGCCGCACCGTGCGGTTGTAGTACTGCGAGATGACGGCGCCACGGCTGCGGCCTGCGGGCACCGGGCGGTCAGGCGGCCAGGCCTGACTCCCGCTGCCCCCTTCCCGGGAGACCTCAGCTGCTGGCCGCCGGGAGCCTATTTTTATCCCTGGGACAACCCAGGAGGCTGCGGGTCTGGCTGGGCTCGGGGCAGCGgactggggggcggagggggctgAAAGGGCCTGCTCTGCAGGACACAGATGCCCCGACGGCCCCACCCGGCCCAGGGGCTGCGGTCCATGCCAGGGTGGAGGGCCAGCGCCCCACTCACCGATGGTGCGGCTGGGCATGCTGGCCAGGATGCGGAGCGTGGCCATGCTGTGCGCAGTGGCGCCCTCgggccccagcagggcctgctggttGCCGGCTGAGGAGCAGAGAGCCTGGTCCAGACGACGGCCACCTCCCCACCAAacccccagccccatcccctcCCGGGCCTGGGCCAGGCGGCTCACCTGAGGCCCccgcggctccggctccggcccccggcccctggggctgcagctccagcccctcctccacagccccctggctctgctcctggATGAGCAGGTGGAAGGACTGGTGCATCTCGCTCTCGTCGTAGGGGCTGGGCTCCCggctgctggggagaggggggggccaggctggggctgacCGGGTCTCACCCCGCAGCTGCCTCTCCCTGGGGTGGTCCATCCAGCCCAGGGCACTTACCCCTGGTCCTCGGGGGTCTCAGGGGCATCGAGGACAGAGGCCATGGCTGCCGCCCACGCGCTGCCAGGCTGCGCCTTGGAGTCGCTCAGAGCCGCCGGAGCCGCCCGCTGTCCATCTGCTGCGAAGGGAGCGAAGGGAGCGGTCCCCACTCGGCCTCCCAGCCGGGCCCTGGCGACGGTGGGAGGcacccctgccccggccccgcccaccgccaAGCACGTGGTCAGGTGAGTGGCCCCAAATAAGCCCAGCGTGGACgggagggacaccccccagtgccCGGAAAGGAGGCGGGGCGGACAGAAGGGAGTCCCGGCGCCAGTCCCTGGGAACCCAGTCCCTGGGAACGGGAGGGAGGGTGCTGCGGGCACAGCCCTCCGTCCCAGTCCGGGGTGAGAAGTTCAGGGCAGCTCTGAGGCCTTCGCTGTGCCCGCCCTGTAACCCCTGCACCCCACAGCGTGTTTCCTCTCACAGGAAAtcctcccgccccaccccgcccccgccccgcctcagCCCCGGCAAAACAGTGTGAGCTGCCTCCTCCAGCTGGGtccccacccacagccagcacccccccccaacacacacacagcgcGAGGCGCAGCTCTCAGGAGGCGACCCCACAGTCTGCCCCGGGAGCAGGCAGGCCGGGCAGCCGGCGGGGGAGGGTGCCAGGCGTTAAACAGGCTGCCTTTGTCCAGCCTGTGCGCGGGCAGAGGGCTCTGTCACCCAGGACAACGAACCAGGGTGGCCTTGTCCGGGCTCTGCCCCCGTGGGCGTGGGGCGGGGACAGCAGGCTCCCTGCAGGACTCCGCCCTGTCCCCGCCTCCCTCTTCTCCCGCGGGAAACTCAGCTCAGGGGCttcctggggtgaggggggcgcGGTGCCCAGGCAGAGCAGGTCCGGCGGGGACTGTGCCCagacaggctcctccctgggggTGTCCAGGCCCCCAAGCaatcccagccccttccccctcaCAGCACAGGGTGGGAGGGGTTCCACCCTCAGCCTGGAAAGGGGTGGAGGGCACAGATGGTCCTTCAGCCAGACCCTCCCACGCCCAGTCCACGGgcctccccacaccccttctccAGACAGGACAGCAGTGAGAGTGGgatgggaggagcagggaggtgggaggtgggagaagctaaggcctgggcccagcaggcttcccccgggggtgggggttcaCCTGGGCACTGGCCAGGACTGACTTTGGCGGGCACGCGGCGCCCTGGCACCCTACTTCAGGCGGGGCAGGTCCGGTGAGTTTCCGGGTGCACCATTcctgagccctgagccaggccagggaggggcagggtgcgGCCTTTCAGGCAGCGAGTCTGCTGAGCGCAGCGCCCAGTGCCCAGGACCAGCCACAGCCGGGCCTCTTTGCCCAGGGGCCTGAGCAGCTGCCCGCCTgccactccccactccctgctGGAGGTCAGCGGTGCCAGCCTTCGTGACCCGCCTCCCGCCCGGCCCATCACACCCTCCCGGGGCTGCGggtggctggggtgggctgggagctGCAGTCCCCGGCCCCCACACCCGGGAGGACGGGGGAGGAACTCTCGGCCCAGCGCCCAGGGGCCCAAAGGAATTGGGAAGGGGTGGAGCTGCCCAGCCGCGGAACTGGACGCTAGGGCTGGGGGGCAAGGCCACCAACCCCAAGCCCCAGACCTCGCTCTTACCTGGGAGGCGGCCGGAGGAGGGGCCTGTCCCGGGAAGGGCCGCTGGGTGCGGTTGGGGCTCCGCCGCCTGGGGGAGGGACCTCGGGTCAGGGGGAGGGAGTGACGAAGTCCCAGGGGCGGAcctggggccagaggccaggccgcTGCACCGCCCGCCAGCGCACGTGGTGGCCGGCCTCCGGCATCACAGAACCCGGCTTGGCCCTGGGGTGCACCCCACCCTACTATACGCTCGTCCAGCAAccgtgccccctccctgccagcctcggCCCCTCCTCACAGCCTACCCTGAGGTCCGAGTGTCTAGTCCACACCCAGCTCTGGCTAAAGTCCTCACTTTCTATGGAATTCCGTGTCCCCAAGTCTCCTTTGGGGACAGTAACTGCAAACCCGTCCCTTTCCCAGGACGGTTATCAAAACAACCGGGTGCCCAGAGCcgcacccagcacccagcgccTTGCGACACCAGGTTGGGTAAGGCCTTCCTTTTGACAAACAGCCCCAGGCGGCGGCTGGCAGACCCGTTATCTCCCTCGCCCCATCTGGGCGTGGGCGTGGCTCGACTGGGGATCAGGCTAGAGACGGCGAGGGAGCGCTTCCTGTGTgctgcctgggaggagggggccagCCCCCATAGCTTCCGGCTGTTCCGCACCAGCCAGGCCCGTCAGCACCATCAGCACTGCCATCTGCAGttcgcagatgaggaaactgaggccgagagGTTCACCGGCCTCCAGGTGTCCCCCACCAGGCCTGGGTCTTGTCCGCCAAGCTCTCCCGAGCAGCCTGGCCTTAGGCAGCCAAGCAGGAGGCCAGATGACAGGCTCCTGGGTGTCTGAGAAAGTGAGCGGATctggacagtggcgggggggggggggcgggggggggtttgGTCCGAGAAGCCTTGGGAGGCGGGCAGGGAGAAAGTGAGCTGGAGGGAGACACGGAAGGAGGCCCCCGGGAGAGAAGAACAGGTGGGCAAAGCCAGGACCCACAATGGAAACACTGGTGGGAAAGGCGTCCTGGGACTGAGGTGGGACAGACGAGGGCGGTCCGGCTGTCATGCAGCCGGCATGTGGCCCTCGGTGGGTGGTCTCAGGCGGGATCTAGGCACCAGGCAGCTCAGCGTGCAGCCCCCgtctctcctgctccctgcaCACCCGTGCCCCAGCCTCTGGTTCGTGCATGACCTCAGGCCCATCTTGAACGTCACCTCCTCTGGGGAGCCTCCCTGGGTTGAGCCCAATGGAGCACTTGCCATGCACACTTGCCCGTCTGTCTCCACTCTCCCCACTCGCCATcccactgtgtgcccagcaccgGCCTTTCACTCCAGGCGGGACTGGAGGGCCAGGTCGGGAGGTGGGGAGCCACTGGCAGCACTGGTGAGATGACAGGGCCCTAAAGgcgtggggagggagcagggagggagggcagcaccTCGAGGCCTCCCGGGTCCCAGGAGAGAGAAACGGCCAGGGTGCCTCTTACACCCTCACGGGCAGGCAGCGGGCACAATGGAGCCATCCctagcccaggcccaggcctgcgcGGAGTGGCAGCCACCGAGGCGGGAAGTTACCAAACAACTGGCGGCTGGGATGGGGCCACCGCTAAGTCTCTATCGCGCCCTCTGAGGTCGGCCGGGGCCACAGCACCGGCTACACAGGGAcgggcctcccccccccacccccctgcccccctaccccaagcccGCAGCCCACAGCGGGGTCAGGCTCCGGCTCCCCAGGAAGGGAGCGGGCGGGGTGAGCGGGCTCTGACCTGCCCCGTGCgcccctgggggctggggtccCTGGAGTCAGGGAGGGGGGGCCTGCTGGGGTGCCACGCGGGAGGGGAGCGCCCACCCTGTCCTGCACGCACCCgcactggggaggctgagccgcGCGCCTCACCTGCTGCCTGCGCCCCTCGCCTGCCCACAGGAAGGGCCGCCCTGCacggaggagagggaggaaactGCGGGAGGTAGGGGCGGGGGAGACCGCGGCGGGAGCTGGGGTTCCTGTCATGTGACCCTCCTTTCTGCTCTCACAGTCCTGCCTGGAGTGAAAGGAGCCGGGCCCAGAGGTCTCCCGGGTCACTGCTCCTGCCCCCAGGT
The genomic region above belongs to Myotis daubentonii chromosome 16, mMyoDau2.1, whole genome shotgun sequence and contains:
- the TMC6 gene encoding transmembrane channel-like protein 6 isoform X2, giving the protein MASVLDAPETPEDQGSREPSPYDESEMHQSFHLLIQEQSQGAVEEGLELQPQGPGAGAGAAGASAGNQQALLGPEGATAHSMATLRILASMPSRTIGRSRGAVISQYYNRTVRLRRRASRPQLRGLGRSARPSLRLYDLELDSTALAEEEKRVLLVKELQGLPVAQRDHVLRGMPLSLAEKRRLREEMRSPSRRPRGRPGLLGCCSRLRYACALASHDLGLGLLSGLQALVPWHYALKRIGGQFGSSVLSYFLFLKTLLAFNALLLLPLLALLVGVQAAFPPAPQGPAPTFTGLELLTGGGRFTDTVMYYGYYSNATLNQPCADPPDGGQCTPEAASLPYNMPLAYLFTMGTAFFITCFTLVYSMSHSFGESYRVGSALGAHAITVFCSWDHKVTQKRASRLQCDNIRTQLKELLAEWQLRRGHRSACGRLRRAAVLAFVWLLCLGITLGCTVAVYTFSEHMIESPVPADREGALLALPLVVCLLNLGAPYLYRGLAALERHDSPVLEVYVAVCRNLILKMVTLGILCYHWLGRRVAALQDQCWENFVGQELYRLMVLDFIFTLLDTLCGELLWRLISERRLGRGKPEFDIARNVLELIYGQTLTWLGALFSPLLPAVQIIKLLLLFYVKKTSLLANCQAPRRPWLASHMRTVFISLLCFPCFLGAAIFLCYAVWQVKPSSLCGPFRSLDSMYEAGKVWVRRLERAGPRVSWLPWVHRYLVENTFPVYLLSALLLAVIYLNIQVVKGQRKVIRLLKEQISNEGEDKIFLINKLHSVYERKERSGAGRTQEGAAPPARPADHRAA
- the TMC6 gene encoding transmembrane channel-like protein 6 isoform X1 — translated: MASVLDAPETPEDQGSREPSPYDESEMHQSFHLLIQEQSQGAVEEGLELQPQGPGAGAGAAGASAGNQQALLGPEGATAHSMATLRILASMPSRTIGRSRGAVISQYYNRTVRLRRRASRPQLRGLGRSARPSLRLYDLELDSTALAEEEKRVLLVKELQGLPVAQRDHVLRGMPLSLAEKRRLREEMRSPSRRPRGRPGLLGCCSRLRYACALASHDLGLGLLSGLQALVPWHYALKRIGGQFGSSVLSYFLFLKTLLAFNALLLLPLLALLVGVQAAFPPAPQGPAPTFTGLELLTGGGRFTDTVMYYGYYSNATLNQPCADPPDGGQCTPEAASLPYNMPLAYLFTMGTAFFITCFTLVYSMSHSFGESYRVGSALGAHAITVFCSWDHKVTQKRASRLQCDNIRTQLKELLAEWQLRRGHRSACGRLRRAAVLAFVWLLCLGITLGCTVAVYTFSEHMIEQSPVPADREGALLALPLVVCLLNLGAPYLYRGLAALERHDSPVLEVYVAVCRNLILKMVTLGILCYHWLGRRVAALQDQCWENFVGQELYRLMVLDFIFTLLDTLCGELLWRLISERRLGRGKPEFDIARNVLELIYGQTLTWLGALFSPLLPAVQIIKLLLLFYVKKTSLLANCQAPRRPWLASHMRTVFISLLCFPCFLGAAIFLCYAVWQVKPSSLCGPFRSLDSMYEAGKVWVRRLERAGPRVSWLPWVHRYLVENTFPVYLLSALLLAVIYLNIQVVKGQRKVIRLLKEQISNEGEDKIFLINKLHSVYERKERSGAGRTQEGAAPPARPADHRAA
- the TMC6 gene encoding transmembrane channel-like protein 6 isoform X5, producing MASVLDAPETPEDQGSREPSPYDESEMHQSFHLLIQEQSQGAVEEGLELQPQGPGAGAGAAGASAGNQQALLGPEGATAHSMATLRILASMPSRTIGRSRGAVISQYYNRTVRLRRRASRPQLRGLGRSARPSLRLYDLELDSTALAEEEKRVLLVKELQGLPVAQRDHVLRGMPLSLAEKRRLREEMRSPSRRPRGRPGLLGCCSRLRYACALTLLAFNALLLLPLLALLVGVQAAFPPAPQGPAPTFTGLELLTGGGRFTDTVMYYGYYSNATLNQPCADPPDGGQCTPEAASLPYNMPLAYLFTMGTAFFITCFTLVYSMSHSFGESYRVGSALGAHAITVFCSWDHKVTQKRASRLQCDNIRTQLKELLAEWQLRRGHRSACGRLRRAAVLAFVWLLCLGITLGCTVAVYTFSEHMIEQSPVPADREGALLALPLVVCLLNLGAPYLYRGLAALERHDSPVLEVYVAVCRNLILKMVTLGILCYHWLGRRVAALQDQCWENFVGQELYRLMVLDFIFTLLDTLCGELLWRLISERRLGRGKPEFDIARNVLELIYGQTLTWLGALFSPLLPAVQIIKLLLLFYVKKTSLLANCQAPRRPWLASHMRTVFISLLCFPCFLGAAIFLCYAVWQVKPSSLCGPFRSLDSMYEAGKVWVRRLERAGPRVSWLPWVHRYLVENTFPVYLLSALLLAVIYLNIQVVKGQRKVIRLLKEQISNEGEDKIFLINKLHSVYERKERSGAGRTQEGAAPPARPADHRAA
- the TMC6 gene encoding transmembrane channel-like protein 6 isoform X4 — protein: MASVLDAPETPEDQGREPSPYDESEMHQSFHLLIQEQSQGAVEEGLELQPQGPGAGAGAAGASAGNQQALLGPEGATAHSMATLRILASMPSRTIGRSRGAVISQYYNRTVRLRRRASRPQLRGLGRSARPSLRLYDLELDSTALAEEEKRVLLVKELQGLPVAQRDHVLRGMPLSLAEKRRLREEMRSPSRRPRGRPGLLGCCSRLRYACALASHDLGLGLLSGLQALVPWHYALKRIGGQFGSSVLSYFLFLKTLLAFNALLLLPLLALLVGVQAAFPPAPQGPAPTFTGLELLTGGGRFTDTVMYYGYYSNATLNQPCADPPDGGQCTPEAASLPYNMPLAYLFTMGTAFFITCFTLVYSMSHSFGESYRVGSALGAHAITVFCSWDHKVTQKRASRLQCDNIRTQLKELLAEWQLRRGHRSACGRLRRAAVLAFVWLLCLGITLGCTVAVYTFSEHMIESPVPADREGALLALPLVVCLLNLGAPYLYRGLAALERHDSPVLEVYVAVCRNLILKMVTLGILCYHWLGRRVAALQDQCWENFVGQELYRLMVLDFIFTLLDTLCGELLWRLISERRLGRGKPEFDIARNVLELIYGQTLTWLGALFSPLLPAVQIIKLLLLFYVKKTSLLANCQAPRRPWLASHMRTVFISLLCFPCFLGAAIFLCYAVWQVKPSSLCGPFRSLDSMYEAGKVWVRRLERAGPRVSWLPWVHRYLVENTFPVYLLSALLLAVIYLNIQVVKGQRKVIRLLKEQISNEGEDKIFLINKLHSVYERKERSGAGRTQEGAAPPARPADHRAA
- the TMC6 gene encoding transmembrane channel-like protein 6 isoform X3, with product MASVLDAPETPEDQGREPSPYDESEMHQSFHLLIQEQSQGAVEEGLELQPQGPGAGAGAAGASAGNQQALLGPEGATAHSMATLRILASMPSRTIGRSRGAVISQYYNRTVRLRRRASRPQLRGLGRSARPSLRLYDLELDSTALAEEEKRVLLVKELQGLPVAQRDHVLRGMPLSLAEKRRLREEMRSPSRRPRGRPGLLGCCSRLRYACALASHDLGLGLLSGLQALVPWHYALKRIGGQFGSSVLSYFLFLKTLLAFNALLLLPLLALLVGVQAAFPPAPQGPAPTFTGLELLTGGGRFTDTVMYYGYYSNATLNQPCADPPDGGQCTPEAASLPYNMPLAYLFTMGTAFFITCFTLVYSMSHSFGESYRVGSALGAHAITVFCSWDHKVTQKRASRLQCDNIRTQLKELLAEWQLRRGHRSACGRLRRAAVLAFVWLLCLGITLGCTVAVYTFSEHMIEQSPVPADREGALLALPLVVCLLNLGAPYLYRGLAALERHDSPVLEVYVAVCRNLILKMVTLGILCYHWLGRRVAALQDQCWENFVGQELYRLMVLDFIFTLLDTLCGELLWRLISERRLGRGKPEFDIARNVLELIYGQTLTWLGALFSPLLPAVQIIKLLLLFYVKKTSLLANCQAPRRPWLASHMRTVFISLLCFPCFLGAAIFLCYAVWQVKPSSLCGPFRSLDSMYEAGKVWVRRLERAGPRVSWLPWVHRYLVENTFPVYLLSALLLAVIYLNIQVVKGQRKVIRLLKEQISNEGEDKIFLINKLHSVYERKERSGAGRTQEGAAPPARPADHRAA